One region of Bacterioplanoides sp. SCSIO 12839 genomic DNA includes:
- a CDS encoding DUF4212 domain-containing protein, protein MAFKSDDDKQAYWRRNISLMMKLLVLWAVVSYGFGILLRDVLDAIPVGGVGLGFWFAQQGSIYVFLFIVFFYAKKMRELDREFGVDD, encoded by the coding sequence ATGGCTTTTAAGTCAGACGACGATAAACAAGCCTATTGGCGCAGAAATATCAGCTTAATGATGAAACTACTTGTCTTATGGGCAGTGGTGTCTTACGGCTTCGGTATTCTGCTTCGTGACGTACTCGACGCAATTCCGGTCGGTGGCGTTGGTTTAGGTTTCTGGTTCGCACAGCAGGGTTCCATTTATGTGTTCCTGTTCATTGTGTTCTTTTACGCCAAAAAAATGCGTGAGCTCGATCGCGAGTTTGGCGTAGACGACTAA
- a CDS encoding DUF5690 family protein: protein MHQKIQSKIHHWLERAPTFWFVVFAISAAFLTYFSMYAFRKPFVVGHYEYSDWFGIDFKVMLILSQVIGYLCSKFIGIKVVSSMLHNRRAIAILALIMFAELALLLFAVLPLQWKPLAMFLNGLPLGMIWGLVFSYLEGRRTSELLGAGLSASFVVASGMVRSVGKSLIVYLDVPEFWMPVLTGLIFTPLLFISVYALSLLPEPNAADEAARQKRQPMTAADRWNLFSKYWFGLLSLILAFLLFTALRDFRDNFSSEIWMALGYGNTPEIFTYAGVRIAGMVLVALALLMFIRDNFKAFTANHIAIILGCVILGGSTWAYQYAGLDSKVWMVLLGSGLYLSYIPFNCFLFDRFVAIAGGVANAGFLIYLADSAGYVGSVGLMLVKNFYSPDLSWLTFFINAIYVTATVGGSLTFIAWVYFRWRFFIDAKRGNTASAEPQQGGNDDATASLTPSFKS, encoded by the coding sequence ATGCATCAGAAAATTCAATCAAAAATTCATCACTGGTTAGAACGAGCACCCACTTTCTGGTTTGTGGTATTTGCCATCAGTGCCGCCTTTTTAACCTACTTTTCAATGTATGCCTTCCGTAAACCGTTTGTGGTCGGACACTATGAATACAGCGACTGGTTTGGCATTGATTTCAAAGTCATGCTGATTTTATCTCAGGTGATTGGTTACCTGTGCTCTAAGTTTATTGGCATTAAAGTCGTGTCGTCGATGCTGCATAACCGCCGTGCCATCGCGATTCTGGCACTGATTATGTTTGCTGAACTGGCTTTATTATTATTTGCGGTATTGCCATTGCAGTGGAAACCTCTGGCGATGTTCTTAAACGGGCTTCCTCTGGGGATGATCTGGGGACTGGTGTTCAGTTATCTGGAAGGGCGGCGTACCAGTGAACTGCTGGGCGCTGGCTTAAGTGCTTCGTTTGTCGTGGCCTCAGGTATGGTGCGCTCGGTGGGAAAATCACTGATTGTTTATCTGGATGTGCCCGAATTCTGGATGCCGGTTCTGACCGGCCTGATTTTCACGCCGTTACTGTTTATCTCGGTTTACGCATTATCGTTATTACCTGAGCCAAATGCTGCGGATGAAGCGGCACGTCAGAAACGCCAGCCAATGACCGCAGCCGACCGCTGGAACTTATTTTCAAAATACTGGTTTGGGTTATTGTCACTGATTCTGGCCTTTTTATTATTCACCGCATTACGCGACTTCCGTGATAATTTTTCGTCGGAAATCTGGATGGCCTTGGGCTATGGCAACACGCCCGAAATTTTTACTTATGCCGGCGTGCGTATTGCGGGCATGGTGCTGGTTGCATTGGCGCTGTTGATGTTTATTCGTGATAACTTCAAAGCGTTTACCGCAAACCATATTGCCATTATTTTGGGCTGTGTCATTCTCGGTGGATCGACCTGGGCCTATCAATACGCAGGATTAGATAGCAAAGTCTGGATGGTTTTATTAGGTAGCGGATTGTATTTATCTTACATACCGTTTAACTGCTTTTTATTTGATCGCTTTGTCGCGATTGCTGGTGGTGTGGCAAATGCCGGTTTCCTAATTTACCTGGCAGACAGTGCGGGCTATGTCGGTAGCGTCGGTCTGATGTTGGTGAAGAACTTCTATTCACCGGATCTCAGCTGGCTAACCTTTTTTATTAACGCTATTTACGTCACAGCCACTGTTGGCGGCAGCCTGACGTTTATTGCCTGGGTGTATTTTCGCTGGCGCTTTTTTATTGATGCCAAACGAGGAAATACTGCTTCAGCGGAGCCTCAGCAGGGCGGAAATGACGATGCCACCGCGTCACTGACCCCTTCTTTTAAATCATAG
- a CDS encoding FAD-binding oxidoreductase, producing MKHVIIIGGGILGLSCAYYLQRSGQAQVTVLEAGEFAAGTTSQAAALLTRARADLNASHFVAETHDIIKRFERERNESLMQRSGCWHLVDDGCATDTLNRYQEIALSQGTTAGFHNDESIQAQFPWLNLKANATALEYDDDGFIDPYLLAVVYMQQAKNSGARLLANTRVTALQAENGTICAVRSNDETFKCDDVILAAGPWGKSFARQYGVSLPMATVRSHYWITNPQDQITRDMPMLIDQANGFYFRSENGALLFGVRDSLGCYTNAEQLPDDIHALGFPEDPQGWAALEENWQALIERCPLLEQAQLSHYIAGVSSYTPDGKPLLGKPQGWKNLNVVAGCSGAGIAWSGGIGKAMAASILDDTSTERLDIAPYGLGRFGQGAAAPDVFSDEFQQQCALARSQKKTG from the coding sequence ATGAAACACGTCATTATTATTGGTGGTGGAATACTGGGTTTATCCTGCGCTTATTATTTGCAGCGCAGTGGTCAGGCTCAGGTGACTGTGCTGGAAGCCGGCGAGTTTGCAGCAGGAACCACATCGCAAGCAGCAGCATTGCTGACCCGTGCCCGTGCTGATCTCAACGCCAGCCATTTTGTTGCAGAAACACACGACATCATCAAACGCTTCGAGCGTGAACGCAATGAATCATTAATGCAGCGTAGCGGTTGCTGGCATCTGGTGGACGATGGGTGCGCGACAGATACCTTAAACCGCTATCAGGAAATTGCTCTGTCGCAGGGAACAACTGCTGGCTTTCACAATGATGAAAGCATCCAGGCACAATTTCCATGGCTGAATCTGAAAGCCAATGCAACGGCGCTGGAATATGACGACGACGGTTTTATTGATCCGTATTTATTGGCCGTTGTGTATATGCAACAAGCCAAAAACAGCGGTGCCCGGTTGTTAGCCAATACCCGTGTCACAGCATTGCAAGCAGAAAATGGAACAATATGCGCGGTTCGTAGTAATGACGAAACATTCAAATGTGATGATGTCATTCTCGCGGCGGGGCCATGGGGAAAATCGTTCGCCAGGCAATATGGGGTTTCGTTACCCATGGCGACGGTAAGAAGTCATTACTGGATTACCAACCCCCAGGATCAGATTACGCGTGATATGCCCATGCTGATTGATCAGGCAAACGGTTTTTATTTCCGCAGTGAAAATGGCGCTTTGTTGTTTGGTGTCAGAGACAGTCTGGGGTGTTACACCAATGCTGAGCAGCTGCCTGATGATATTCATGCACTGGGTTTTCCAGAAGACCCACAAGGCTGGGCTGCACTGGAAGAAAACTGGCAGGCATTAATCGAGCGTTGTCCTTTGTTAGAGCAGGCACAGTTGAGTCATTACATCGCCGGAGTGTCCAGTTATACCCCGGATGGTAAGCCTTTGTTAGGCAAACCTCAGGGCTGGAAAAACCTCAATGTGGTTGCCGGATGCTCGGGAGCGGGTATCGCCTGGAGTGGCGGAATCGGCAAAGCCATGGCTGCCAGCATCCTCGATGATACATCAACTGAGCGGCTGGATATCGCTCCTTATGGTCTGGGTCGTTTTGGCCAGGGGGCAGCGGCGCCGGATGTTTTCAGTGACGAGTTTCAACAGCAATGTGCCCTGGCACGTAGCCAGAAAAAAACAGGTTAA
- a CDS encoding UTRA domain-containing protein: MQSASLEIRDHLSSQIRSGKLGINDRLPSERELVEQFNSTRITVRDALSKLESEGLIYRSNRRGWFVTPSRLEYDPSSRVNFYMLAEQQNKEPNTELVSKRCIKGPAKAREVLQVKDNEKLVELVRLRSLDDRPVLYEIIYLSAARFPGIEKKDLEASLTTLMQDDYNVAITYEDNRIRVSAVYDQVAESLSHINGAPCLGVERIRYEGDRVPVEYDQEFWVHSAIELRAFCIS; this comes from the coding sequence ATGCAATCAGCCAGCTTAGAAATACGAGACCATTTATCCAGTCAGATACGCTCAGGTAAGTTGGGCATCAATGACCGCCTGCCATCTGAGCGCGAACTGGTCGAACAATTTAACAGCACCCGGATTACGGTTCGGGATGCGTTATCAAAGCTGGAATCGGAAGGACTTATTTATCGTTCAAACCGCCGGGGCTGGTTTGTCACGCCATCACGACTGGAATATGACCCATCATCGCGGGTTAATTTTTATATGTTGGCCGAGCAGCAAAACAAAGAACCCAACACTGAGCTGGTTAGTAAGCGGTGTATCAAAGGGCCAGCGAAAGCCCGAGAGGTTCTGCAGGTTAAGGATAATGAGAAGCTGGTTGAGCTGGTGCGGCTGCGTAGCCTGGACGACCGCCCGGTGTTATACGAAATTATTTATTTGTCTGCGGCTCGTTTCCCGGGCATTGAAAAAAAGGACCTGGAAGCCTCATTAACGACGCTGATGCAAGACGACTATAACGTAGCGATTACTTACGAAGATAACCGCATTCGCGTATCGGCTGTTTATGATCAGGTTGCTGAATCCTTGTCTCACATTAATGGTGCCCCGTGTCTTGGGGTAGAGCGGATTCGTTACGAAGGTGACAGGGTACCGGTAGAATATGACCAGGAATTCTGGGTGCACAGCGCGATTGAATTGCGCGCTTTTTGCATCAGCTGA
- a CDS encoding YceI family protein, which yields MKKAIGAMLLLAASYQSYAQGGYTIDEAVSTVNFATIKKQYVVEPASVSQVSGQVSESGELSASVPLNKISTGVSIRDDRLNQLFFNSAAFPTIDVKSNIPADLLKADSVVKQITLPVALTIMGNTQTVDMNLNVVKSGDIVAVSSARPVIISASAFGIPAENLTQLAATVGGIDISDTVPVNISLVLKK from the coding sequence ATGAAAAAAGCCATAGGCGCCATGCTGCTGTTAGCGGCATCCTATCAATCATACGCACAGGGCGGTTATACGATTGATGAAGCGGTATCGACGGTTAACTTTGCGACCATTAAGAAACAATACGTTGTTGAACCGGCGTCTGTCAGCCAGGTTTCAGGTCAAGTCAGTGAATCCGGTGAGCTTAGCGCCAGTGTGCCACTGAATAAGATCAGTACGGGCGTTTCTATTCGTGATGATCGCCTAAACCAGCTGTTTTTTAACTCAGCAGCCTTTCCCACTATCGACGTTAAATCCAACATTCCGGCCGATTTGTTAAAAGCCGATTCAGTGGTTAAACAGATCACATTACCCGTCGCATTAACCATTATGGGTAATACCCAAACGGTGGATATGAACCTGAATGTGGTGAAATCGGGTGATATTGTTGCGGTTTCAAGTGCTCGCCCGGTGATTATCAGCGCCAGTGCATTTGGTATTCCGGCAGAGAACCTGACTCAGTTAGCCGCAACTGTGGGTGGTATCGACATTTCTGACACCGTACCGGTTAACATCTCTCTGGTGTTGAAAAAATAG
- a CDS encoding sodium:solute symporter family protein, translating into MDLTTLTYLVVGATFALYMGIAIWARAGTTGEFYAAGGGVHPIANGMATGADWMSAASFIGMAGLIAFKGYDASIFLMGWTGGYVLLALCLAPYLRKFGKFTVPDFIGDRYYSKTARIVAVVCLIVASLTYVIGQMKGIGVAFSRFLDVDYATGLYSGMGIVFFYAVLGGMKGVTYTQIAQYCVLIFAYTVPAVFISLNLTGNPLPQLGLLSDTADGTPLLLKLDQTLVDLGFAEYTAQKGGTFNMLMYTLSLMMGMAGLPHVIIRFFTVPKVSDARTSAGWALLFIAILYTTAPAVGSMARLNLTNTIQTGPVGSEEGNLVYAERPDWFKNWETTGLLKFEDKNGDGRIQYYDDKNPEFAAKAEEFGWKGNEMVKVDRDIMVLANPEIANLPNWVIALVAAGGLAAALSTAAGLLLAISSAISHDLLKSTFMPQINEKQELMAARIAMAGAILVAGWLGLNPPGFAAQVVALAFGLAASSIFPVLMMGIFSTKVNNTGAVSGMLVGLTATLVYIFTYKGWFFVAGTNMLPNTPDNWFLGIAPEAFGAVGALLNFATAFIVSNMTAPVPEDVRHMIEDIRVPKGAGAAQDH; encoded by the coding sequence ATGGATCTGACAACGTTAACCTATTTAGTAGTGGGTGCGACTTTCGCACTCTATATGGGCATCGCGATTTGGGCGCGTGCCGGAACGACAGGTGAATTCTACGCTGCTGGCGGCGGTGTTCACCCAATCGCTAACGGTATGGCGACTGGTGCGGACTGGATGTCTGCCGCTTCTTTCATCGGCATGGCCGGTCTGATTGCATTTAAAGGCTACGACGCTTCTATCTTCCTGATGGGCTGGACCGGTGGTTATGTACTGCTGGCTCTGTGTCTGGCGCCTTACCTGCGTAAGTTCGGCAAGTTCACAGTGCCTGACTTTATTGGTGATCGTTATTACTCCAAAACGGCTCGTATCGTTGCGGTAGTCTGTCTGATCGTTGCCTCTCTGACGTACGTTATTGGTCAGATGAAAGGTATCGGTGTGGCATTCTCCCGCTTCCTCGACGTTGATTACGCTACCGGCCTGTATTCAGGTATGGGGATCGTATTCTTCTACGCGGTTCTGGGTGGTATGAAAGGTGTTACTTATACTCAGATCGCTCAATACTGTGTTCTGATTTTTGCTTACACCGTTCCTGCAGTATTTATCTCACTGAACCTGACGGGCAACCCACTGCCACAACTGGGCTTACTGAGTGATACCGCTGACGGCACACCACTGCTGCTGAAACTGGACCAAACTCTGGTTGACTTAGGCTTTGCTGAATACACCGCGCAAAAAGGCGGCACTTTCAACATGCTGATGTACACACTGTCTCTGATGATGGGTATGGCAGGTCTGCCACACGTGATTATTCGTTTCTTCACCGTACCAAAAGTATCGGATGCACGTACCTCTGCAGGTTGGGCACTGCTGTTCATCGCGATCCTGTACACCACTGCACCTGCGGTTGGTTCCATGGCTCGTCTGAACCTGACCAACACCATTCAGACAGGTCCTGTGGGTTCTGAAGAAGGTAACCTGGTGTACGCTGAACGTCCTGATTGGTTCAAAAACTGGGAGACTACTGGTCTGCTGAAATTTGAAGACAAGAATGGCGACGGTCGTATCCAGTACTACGATGATAAGAACCCTGAGTTTGCTGCCAAAGCTGAAGAGTTTGGCTGGAAAGGCAACGAAATGGTGAAAGTAGACCGCGACATCATGGTTCTGGCGAACCCTGAAATTGCGAATCTGCCAAACTGGGTTATTGCCCTGGTTGCCGCCGGTGGTCTCGCAGCCGCACTGTCGACAGCCGCAGGCTTACTGTTAGCAATCTCTTCTGCGATCTCACATGACCTGCTGAAGAGCACCTTTATGCCGCAGATCAACGAGAAGCAGGAACTGATGGCTGCACGTATCGCCATGGCGGGTGCAATCCTGGTTGCAGGCTGGCTCGGACTCAATCCACCGGGCTTCGCGGCTCAAGTAGTGGCATTGGCATTCGGCTTAGCGGCTTCCTCGATCTTCCCAGTACTGATGATGGGTATCTTCAGCACTAAGGTGAACAACACCGGTGCAGTAAGCGGTATGCTGGTTGGTCTGACGGCGACTCTGGTATACATCTTTACCTACAAAGGCTGGTTCTTCGTAGCAGGCACGAACATGCTGCCAAATACTCCGGACAACTGGTTCCTGGGTATTGCTCCGGAAGCCTTTGGTGCGGTTGGCGCTCTGCTGAACTTCGCCACGGCCTTCATTGTTTCGAACATGACGGCTCCAGTGCCAGAAGATGTTCGCCACATGATCGAAGACATTCGTGTACCAAAAGGTGCTGGTGCAGCTCAGGATCACTAA
- a CDS encoding phospholipase A, producing MRFLLLCSSLLLAHISLSEELDVDPRFEDSELKKTTREIELVDPEEIPADIRENLPSLVEKFQTERAAANNRFVLLPHRPNYVMPLTYQTKPSDEEWDRLLEGLSDGEFDGSNTEFDHVEAVFQISVKYILAEGLLGKYSSLEFGYTNRSFWQAYNKDISAPFRETNHEPELMLNWQPKHLSWLDLVGISLNHQSNGQTATLSRSWNRVIGYATNITEHGLWHYRVWWRIPETDDADPFDPRDNDNPDIDDYMGPGEIAYTHVMGNHHLTTTARNNFNFDENRGALQLEWSFPVSKRLRGYVHYFNGYGESLIDYNRYQERFGLGIQLSDWL from the coding sequence ATGCGCTTTTTATTATTGTGCAGCAGCTTATTGCTGGCACATATCTCCTTATCGGAAGAGCTGGACGTTGACCCCCGCTTTGAAGATTCTGAACTGAAAAAAACCACTCGTGAAATTGAATTGGTTGATCCGGAAGAAATACCGGCGGATATCCGTGAAAATTTACCGAGCCTGGTGGAAAAATTTCAGACTGAGCGGGCAGCAGCCAATAACCGCTTTGTTTTATTGCCTCACCGTCCGAACTATGTGATGCCACTGACGTATCAGACCAAGCCCAGTGATGAAGAATGGGACCGGTTGCTGGAAGGTCTCAGTGATGGTGAATTTGATGGCAGCAATACAGAGTTCGACCATGTTGAAGCCGTGTTTCAGATCAGTGTGAAATATATTCTGGCTGAAGGTTTGTTAGGCAAATACAGCTCGCTGGAATTTGGTTACACCAACCGCTCATTCTGGCAGGCTTACAACAAAGATATTTCAGCTCCTTTCCGGGAAACCAACCACGAGCCCGAGCTGATGTTGAATTGGCAGCCAAAACATTTGTCCTGGCTGGATCTGGTTGGAATCTCACTGAATCATCAGTCGAATGGCCAGACGGCAACCTTGTCGCGTAGCTGGAACCGGGTGATTGGTTATGCCACCAATATTACTGAACATGGTTTATGGCATTATCGTGTTTGGTGGCGTATTCCGGAAACCGATGACGCTGATCCATTTGACCCGCGTGACAACGATAACCCGGATATTGATGATTACATGGGGCCGGGCGAAATTGCTTATACCCACGTTATGGGGAATCACCATCTGACCACAACGGCACGTAATAATTTTAACTTTGATGAAAATCGTGGTGCATTACAGCTGGAGTGGAGCTTCCCGGTGTCAAAACGTTTACGCGGTTATGTGCATTATTTTAACGGCTACGGTGAAAGCCTGATTGATTACAACCGTTATCAGGAACGCTTTGGTTTAGGTATTCAGTTATCCGACTGGTTATAA
- a CDS encoding bile acid:sodium symporter family protein — MESLIFTALLMVQFTIMFSLGIGLEVADFKRVAERRFVFFVAVACQVILLPLVAFGSAHLFGLAPVLAAGVMLLSFCPGGVTSNIISKLSRADVALSVSLTAVVSILSFITIPPLTAISIEYFMGAEAPDFSFLRLAVITFLITTTPVMLGVFIRHHKPALVKKIETPLERTAIALWVIIVFLAIAKSWNILVENFVEMGTSMMLLPFVMLMIGLVIGVLLKLTRKESKTISIETGIQNSPMAITLAAAISGSELGITELALPAALYSITMYLVVIPFIFVYRKWQD; from the coding sequence ATGGAATCACTCATTTTTACTGCCCTGCTCATGGTGCAGTTTACAATCATGTTTTCGTTGGGCATCGGCCTTGAAGTGGCAGATTTCAAACGGGTTGCAGAACGACGTTTTGTATTTTTTGTAGCGGTAGCATGCCAGGTAATCCTGCTGCCACTGGTGGCCTTTGGCAGTGCACATTTATTCGGCTTAGCACCGGTATTAGCCGCGGGAGTAATGTTGCTGAGTTTCTGCCCGGGTGGTGTTACCAGTAATATTATTTCTAAATTATCACGCGCGGATGTCGCTTTATCGGTATCCTTAACAGCGGTGGTCAGCATTTTATCTTTTATTACCATTCCTCCCCTGACGGCCATTTCCATCGAATATTTCATGGGCGCTGAAGCACCTGATTTTTCTTTCCTGCGATTGGCAGTGATCACCTTTTTAATCACAACAACACCGGTGATGCTGGGCGTATTTATCCGCCATCACAAACCAGCCCTGGTTAAAAAGATTGAAACGCCATTAGAGCGCACCGCCATTGCGTTGTGGGTCATTATCGTTTTCCTGGCAATCGCCAAATCCTGGAATATTCTGGTCGAGAATTTTGTTGAAATGGGCACTTCCATGATGCTACTGCCGTTTGTGATGCTGATGATTGGTTTGGTGATTGGTGTATTGCTGAAGCTGACCCGCAAAGAAAGCAAAACCATTTCCATCGAAACCGGTATCCAGAACTCTCCGATGGCGATTACACTGGCCGCAGCCATCAGTGGCTCAGAGCTGGGCATTACTGAGTTAGCGCTGCCTGCGGCACTGTATTCCATTACGATGTACCTGGTGGTAATCCCATTTATCTTTGTCTACCGCAAGTGGCAGGACTAG
- a CDS encoding TonB-dependent receptor, producing MNKFAKHMLSVAVAGAFSGITLSALAETDAEQNINDQSSVLSSDETIEEVVAVGVIFEGQAKALDTQRNSDRILNVISADGIGKLPDRNAAEAVQRLPGVSIERDQGEGRFVAVRGLPAQWSSASMNGDRIPTAEEETTSRATAFDFFPTEMIQSIEVSKALTPDMEGDAIGGNVNFITRMAPEDTLLDVTVGTNYSDKAGEAGYNLNIMAGDRSEDGKFGYIINATTNFRHWATDNFEPRRNDDGSIYRLELRDYTGERDTRGLNGAVEYNFDNGDSIYARTLYGTLIDDETHYKHRYRFDKQTQNPDGSIDGGRVELQHIHNILTTELTANEIGGEHFVGTDSKLDWKLATYDNHFYYGDVPNSSDNSYFVAKFTQKDVVFDGLQYDEDGEGRSNNFIDGGSSSPTRPSTHLQDGFQMDPSQMKLADIELYKVDVREKDKIVAQLDFTHDMSYDLQLKTGMKYRQKERIARFSDEFYTLKAGEADVLLSDFNLRNQPGRSDFLNDINAKYDQDFSQVASMSDVEDFWTDNRDKFELDNGESATVENGGALSRNFDVEETHMAAYGMATYHLNDETKMVGGLRIEQTDTQVDGYLSVDGVTTPRKENKKYTSVLPSLHVTHALAEEQNLRFALTRSFARPDFGALTPGGSYSEADGTLQSGNPDLDPTYSDNLDVMFEQYFGNVGIVSAGAFYKHITDPIFRERGTGEFRGQSVKTVREENGDTAWLGGVEFALSRRLDFLLDDLYNFGVQANYTRMRSVMELPDGRKAPITRQADELYNASVFYDDNKFAVRLAVNHKGDYILEHGSSSDFDEIYGGNTSVDFSASYTHSDDLMFYFDANNITNEPLKYYLGNKNRPTQTEYYGYRMSAGVKYSFF from the coding sequence ATGAATAAGTTTGCAAAGCACATGTTATCGGTCGCAGTGGCCGGCGCATTTTCAGGGATCACATTGTCTGCACTGGCTGAGACCGATGCAGAACAGAACATCAATGACCAGAGCAGCGTTTTAAGCTCAGATGAAACGATTGAAGAAGTGGTTGCCGTTGGTGTGATTTTCGAAGGTCAGGCCAAAGCACTGGATACTCAGCGTAATTCTGATCGTATTCTTAACGTTATTTCTGCAGATGGTATTGGCAAACTGCCAGACCGTAATGCAGCAGAAGCGGTACAGCGTCTGCCGGGTGTATCGATTGAGCGCGACCAGGGGGAAGGCCGCTTTGTAGCCGTTCGTGGTTTACCGGCTCAGTGGAGCTCAGCCTCAATGAATGGTGACCGTATTCCAACGGCAGAAGAAGAAACCACTTCTCGTGCCACGGCATTCGATTTTTTCCCAACCGAAATGATCCAGAGTATTGAAGTCAGTAAAGCGCTGACACCGGATATGGAAGGTGACGCGATTGGCGGTAACGTTAACTTTATTACCCGTATGGCTCCGGAAGATACGTTGCTGGACGTGACGGTGGGCACCAATTACAGCGATAAAGCCGGCGAAGCTGGTTACAACCTGAATATCATGGCGGGTGATCGCAGTGAAGACGGTAAGTTTGGTTATATCATCAATGCCACGACCAACTTCCGTCACTGGGCAACGGATAACTTTGAGCCTCGCCGTAACGATGATGGCAGTATTTACCGCCTGGAACTGCGAGACTACACCGGTGAGCGCGATACCCGTGGTTTAAACGGTGCCGTTGAATATAACTTCGATAACGGCGACTCCATTTATGCCCGTACCTTGTATGGCACGCTGATCGATGACGAAACGCACTACAAACACCGCTACCGTTTCGACAAGCAGACACAAAACCCGGATGGCAGCATTGACGGTGGCCGTGTTGAACTGCAGCACATCCACAATATTCTGACCACGGAACTGACGGCCAATGAAATTGGTGGTGAGCACTTTGTTGGCACTGACAGCAAACTGGATTGGAAATTAGCGACCTACGATAATCACTTCTACTACGGCGATGTGCCAAACAGCAGTGATAACAGCTACTTTGTTGCGAAGTTCACACAAAAAGATGTGGTGTTCGACGGTCTTCAGTACGACGAAGATGGCGAAGGTCGCTCCAATAACTTTATTGATGGTGGCAGCAGTTCACCAACAAGACCATCGACTCATTTGCAGGATGGTTTCCAAATGGATCCGTCACAAATGAAACTGGCGGACATCGAGCTGTATAAAGTAGATGTGCGTGAAAAAGATAAAATTGTGGCACAGCTCGATTTTACGCACGACATGAGTTATGACCTGCAATTAAAAACCGGGATGAAATACCGTCAGAAAGAACGTATCGCGCGTTTCTCGGATGAGTTCTACACCTTAAAAGCGGGTGAAGCGGATGTACTGCTGTCTGATTTTAATCTCAGAAATCAGCCGGGTCGCAGCGACTTCCTGAACGATATTAATGCTAAGTACGATCAGGATTTCAGTCAGGTCGCCAGTATGTCGGATGTTGAAGACTTCTGGACCGATAACCGCGACAAGTTCGAACTGGATAACGGTGAATCGGCAACGGTTGAAAACGGTGGTGCTCTGAGTCGTAACTTCGATGTTGAAGAAACTCACATGGCCGCTTACGGCATGGCAACCTACCACCTGAATGATGAAACCAAAATGGTGGGTGGTCTGCGTATCGAACAAACCGACACTCAGGTTGACGGTTATTTAAGTGTGGATGGTGTCACGACACCGCGTAAAGAAAACAAAAAATACACCTCTGTATTGCCGTCTTTGCATGTGACTCATGCATTGGCTGAAGAACAGAATCTGCGTTTTGCCCTGACCCGCAGCTTTGCTCGTCCTGACTTCGGCGCGTTGACTCCGGGCGGCAGCTACAGTGAAGCCGATGGCACTCTGCAGAGTGGTAATCCGGATCTGGACCCAACCTATTCCGATAACCTGGATGTGATGTTTGAACAATACTTCGGTAACGTTGGCATCGTTTCTGCGGGCGCTTTCTATAAGCACATCACTGATCCGATTTTCCGTGAGCGTGGCACCGGTGAATTCCGTGGTCAGAGCGTCAAAACAGTACGTGAAGAAAACGGTGATACTGCCTGGTTGGGTGGTGTTGAGTTTGCTCTGAGCCGACGCCTGGACTTCCTGCTGGATGATTTATACAACTTCGGTGTGCAGGCAAACTACACCCGTATGCGTTCTGTGATGGAACTGCCTGATGGTCGTAAAGCTCCGATCACCCGTCAGGCTGATGAGTTGTACAATGCTTCGGTATTTTATGATGACAATAAATTCGCCGTTCGTTTAGCCGTTAACCACAAGGGTGATTACATTCTTGAACACGGTTCAAGCAGCGACTTTGACGAAATTTATGGCGGCAATACCAGTGTTGATTTCAGTGCATCTTATACCCACAGTGACGACCTGATGTTCTACTTTGATGCCAATAACATCACTAACGAACCTCTGAAATATTACCTGGGTAATAAAAACCGCCCAACTCAAACGGAATACTACGGTTACCGTATGAGTGCCGGTGTTAAATACAGCTTCTTCTGA